GATGCGTCTCCGAGGAATTCAGCGAAAATGGCATTGATGGCTTATAGAACATTTAAATGGCAAAACTGGGCCTTGTGGTATTCTCCAAGGGAAGCAAACCAGTCTTGGAGTGTTCCAATGGTTCGAGATATAAACTCTCTGAGAACAGTGTGAGAGTCTACTCCTTCTTAAAGCATTTGGACATCTAGCCAAGCTTTGAATTCTGCAAGTCGGTCTCTCCATTTGGATGGGGAAACATCATCCAAAGTGAACCATGGACCTGAGCTAGGCCTCTGTTATTGCTGGGTTCCCGGAACCCCAAAATCCAATATTGGATCATCTTCAGGTATTTCTACATGTGGGTCTTGGGCCGATTAGCCATGAGTAATGTCGTAACATCCATCCTCTCTGTTTCACTATCATCACTTGAgagatcttcttcttcttctggcgAAGAAACATCTTCGTGTTCAGAAGGTATTATAACATCATATGTTGAGGAGGTGGATCAGGATACATCTTATTTTTGCTGAAGGAGAATAAGCTGGTTCAGGTGTGGGGAGAAAAGGGTTGTGAGACATTTGTGTAGAGAATGGGCTGTAAGAAGCCGGTGCTTCTGTCGGCTTGTGAAGATCTACTTCAACCTAGGCTAGTTGTTTCTTTAATCTCCTGATCTCAGCTTCCTTCTGGATAAACTCCATTCCAAATCTTTTTTGGGTAATCAAGGATTTTAGATCCTTGTCAAGCTGGATAATTTTTCCTTGTAAGTCTCTGTACATGTTTTGGGCAAATGCAATGAATGAATCAACCATTTAATCAATGTGTTTGGTTCTTATAAGAACTTGATCAATCTTGAAGTCGATCCGTTGCAAAGTTTTGTTTTATACTGCTGCATTCTTTGTTTGCCAGTTGAGGacttcttcagcttgagtgatcAGAGTGATCTGGCCTTCAGTATCAACCTTAGTTGAGTGAGTAAAAGGTCTCGTGGAGATTTTCATATTCTGGTCGGTCTGTTGAGCTAGCGGGGGAAAATCTGCTTCATATGAGGTTGGAGAAAACATCATGCAAGGCTACACCAATGGTAGTGCAGGAGGCGGAGGAGTAGGAGAAGGCTGTTGCCGTTGTTCTTCCTTTCTGATGATTTCTAAGGCAATCTCGTAAATTGGAAGAGACTTCTTTTGCTTGGTTTTCTCATGGATGCCTATCCATAGGCTGTTGTCAAGATAATCTTTCTTGAGGACCTGGGGAGGCCTACACGAAGCTCTGGACTTCTTTGTAAGTTTCTTCCAATTATTGTTAGACAGAGGATGGTCGTATTCATTTTCCCAATAGTTGTCGTAGCAGTCACAGTCCGGGTCACACATGCTAGAACCTGGGAGATCCCAAGGACAATGACCATCTATCTTCATAGGATAGACATAGTGGTTATCTGGAGTTACTACTTTGATGGGAAaatgtttcttttccttttctaatGGCTGGACCATCATAGTTTGGAATACAGGCAAAGATCTTGTGGAGTGTCGAGGTGGTTGGAAAGTGGTCTGCACCGTGCCATCAGTATTTCTTCTGAAAGAAGATTCTGTGATCTGGATTTGCTGAGAGGTGGCGTGGAGCCTCTCGTAGTTGGTCAGTCAGTCTTTTGGAATGAGCTGTTCAAGCTCACTTCTAGGCAGTTGCCTAGGTATCTGTACTATTGTTGGTGTAGTCTCAGTATCAGCCAAGACGAGCAGAGCATCATTTGAGACAGACGGCTGTGATAGATACTGCATGATCttgtaatttataaataatttgatGGTGCAAAGTAGCCATTATGGATGATGTCACTTGAGCTGCTCCTGTGAGCTGGACTTGTACTTTAAGGGCGGTAGTGAGATGAGGATCTCTCAACCAGAGATTGTAGTTTGAAAAAAATGTTAATACCACACTCCCAACATGTAGTGTGGTGAGACACATCCCAATGACCGCATGCTCATATTGTAGAAACCTGGTGTCAAGAAGTGACACTCTAGCAGTGACTGGAAGCCCACGCCTTCCATGTAGACTGAGGATAAGTCTTATTGCTCCGAAGTGAATATGAGAATATCCTTCTTGTCTCCATTTAGGAATTAATGGAGGTGAGATCTCTAAGGTCACGTATTGTTCAGCTGATGAGCTTTGGAGAGAGCATTGATCCATGCGGGAAGCCTGAACATATTCCTTTGACAGAGATCTTCTAGAAGAGATAAGAGATCTAATAGATCTAGTCAATGATCCAGATCGTCTGTAAATGTTGTAGGGactgagaagaggaagaagagattCTCCAACCTATGCATCTTCAGGTAGGGTATTCGAGAAGAAAGTGTTCTTCTTAAGGGAGATGAAAAAGAATGTGACGAAGTGAGGTTTACAATTTCAGAAGGTGAAGGGTGTTGTAGAATTGTTTCAGTAGTAGGGGTAGGTGTTTGGCAAGCCATGTTTGGTACGTGACGTTGTGTCTAAAAGTTGTTCTACCTTCCACAAATAAAGGGCTCAAGCAGTTACTAgtttccagccgatataccaCTTAGAAAGAATATGGTAGAAAACAGAAAACAAGGatttaatggaaattagggtttgaagtTTTCTCCCTACTCATCGTTGAAGTATATATCATACAAGTATAACTAGACTCTGATACCAAGATAAGCCGGAAGCCCTTACCATACACATAACAcactcatgctatgcctcttccctctccataggtactctctAACTATGCCCTTTTGTGTCATTATGTATATGGTAACCAGACATGATCTGAAAGTTTATGCACGTCGTGCACTTAATACGACATGTCGTTCCCCCTGCGACAGCCTCACAAGAGCGTTAAAATTTTCGATCCCTGCATGTTTGAAGATGAAGAAAACCAACTCGGACCATCCCATGGTTAGAAGTTTCATATATAAAAGTTGGATTCCACCCAAGTTAAAAGAATGTATCGAGTCGTGCAATATAAAATTGGTCAATTTTTGTCCATCCATATATTAAATTTTCCGCTAGACTATAGAATTACTGAACAAATAAGAAGCAAATCAAAAAATATAAATTTGGTACAAGTGATTCTAAGAGTGGCGTCAAGTTTGAATCACCACCTatactaaaaagaaaagaaagaaaatttgttaCATGCAAAATTTTTTACATATGGGCATATGCTTTATCAATCttcaaaataaatgaaataagTGAAACAATAAAACTATGTTCCTCTAAACGTTTCGCCCTAATTCGATGTTGCCATAAGAGTTCAAGCGCACCAGTGTTGCTTTCATATACAGGACTTCAAGATAAATCACTCCCTCTGCATTCACagattttccaaaaaaaaaaaaaagaaaaataattccaTCATGAACAACGGTAATAACCCTTCCTTCAAAAATTATATCCAACAAAAGACAACATTACTTACCTTTTGACGCTTGCTAGGACCAGCAAATGAAGGGTCACCTAGTGGCCTGGAGGAAGTGCCAACATTTGAGTCTGAAGCCTGTACTTGAAATACCATGGTTACTTGAAATGCCAGATGTTCACAGTGGATGACACAAAAATATCAAAGATTTTAAATTTGTTGAATGATTGAAGGTTGATTATCTATATTCTAGTAGAATAATCCATAGCTTCCCCTTCCCATCCCATGTACCCAAAAAAAGAACCATCCACAATGCTACAAGGATGAAAGAAAACAAGAGAATTGAGGAACAAATCATGCTTGCCTGTGTTGAAGCTTCTGTATTACCAGCATCTCTCCCTGAAGATGCCACTTCTGATCCCAAGGCTACATTTTGAGCTATGAAGGGCATCATTTGATGAAGCAAATTAGAGATGAAAGCTCCTTCAATACCCACTGTTGGTGTTGCCTCTTGTGCATTAGCAGCAGCCACATGTGGGGTAGAATTTGTGGCCGTAGTCTGAAAGTCAACATTACCACCAACACTGATAGGTGAACTACGGTTTTGGTCACTAGGAAACTGAAAATCACTTGTGCTATCCAGAATTTCAGAATTCACATCATGAACTCCATCTAAGACCGGATGGAATAAGCCCATCAAACTATGAGTCGAACTAGAAAATGTTTGCCTAACTGAAGCAGGAATTGCAGCAACCACAGTCCTAATAGGAACTACCCGCACTTCAGACACCCCAATGGAAGGCAGATTCCCCAAGGATGCAGCAGTTGCATGGTTAACAGAATCTGCAACACCAGAAACAGCCGGGTTGGTTTGTCCGGTGGTTGGCTGTGGACTGTTAGAATCCCTTTCACTGGGCATAAATGAACCTACATTATTTGCATATCAAACTTAGGGAAGGTTATATCACTTATTGGATAAAATTACATAAAATAAacacacacagagagagagagagagagagagagagagagagacacacacacacacaaatggACAATGACAATGATGACAAACAAAAAGTACCATATATATGGCAAGGAGTGTTTTTATTTTGACAAACCAAAATGAGATACTGACATCTAATTAGAAAAGACTGAACACGAATTACATCATTAACATCCAATAAACTCTCATATAACACAGCAATACAAATCCAAGGTGAAACTTTAAATCAAACAGGCGCTTTTATCACAACAGACCAAACTGAGATGATGACATCCCATCAGATTTTTCAAAGCTTGTTAAGCGAACAGATTCTGAATGGATAGGCACCTGTTCGTATCCTCACATTGATATTCCTTGTAACTTCAGCATTTCCAATAGGGGTTGTCCCAAAACTTGTTCCAGATCGGAAAGGGAATGGCTGTTCATGGTTTGTTTTGCGCAAAACAAGCATAAAGGAAACAAAAAAGGAACTGATTAAAGATGGGCTGAATGCATAAAAAAAGATAACCAACAAGATTGAGCATATTACCTGA
The sequence above is a segment of the Hevea brasiliensis isolate MT/VB/25A 57/8 chromosome 11, ASM3005281v1, whole genome shotgun sequence genome. Coding sequences within it:
- the LOC110643203 gene encoding ubiquitin-like domain-containing protein CIP73 isoform X2, with product MVSFAETDHPSSAFHSQGIRAGPSVFVGAFSISENGDAVLPAFNQIVSAFLNSIGVGSGSEGVNLREPSNSGLGDSSGQQQHQATLQPPVVPDSLATLSQYLSQLRHEFGANGGNGNNSHIAATNGSNEQNFDPALPSTAGERGLSRPAFLAEVLFSTRQLLIEQVADCLSHLAQQLEDQANVTDPSVRMSFQANSLRYGALFQNLGALLLELGRTIMTLRVGQTPADAVVNSGPPLFISTLGPNPMMVQPFPFRSGTSFGTTPIGNAEVTRNINVRIRTGSFMPSERDSNSPQPTTGQTNPAVSGVADSVNHATAASLGNLPSIGVSEVRVVPIRTVVAAIPASVRQTFSSSTHSLMGLFHPVLDGVHDVNSEILDSTSDFQFPSDQNRSSPISVGGNVDFQTTATNSTPHVAAANAQEATPTVGIEGAFISNLLHQMMPFIAQNVALGSEVASSGRDAGNTEASTQASDSNVGTSSRPLGDPSFAGPSKRQKRE